A genomic window from Chanos chanos chromosome 14, fChaCha1.1, whole genome shotgun sequence includes:
- the b3galt8 gene encoding beta-1,3-galactosyltransferase 1: protein MAMRRMFNKLVSILKSTSHPHHDGLVKLKSTFRGRLISPKCSTERYRRSRVISLLGPPKRPTPISSEFFKLISPSTYKYILNQPEACRRRNPFLALMIPTAPDGIDYRNSVRKTWGQSNLIPNITVVRLFYVGIPANNADRRIQEGLEKESEHYGDIIQMDFLDSYYNLTIKTMMIMNWLATHCRSASFAMKIDADVFLNVPYLVNYLVAQGRSTLRDFITGSVIKDGRPRRSQNSKWYLPEHVYPEAFFPPYVSGAGYVFSIDLAKKISWASKFARPVPLEDVYVGLCLRVLGIKPAYAQTLFPLRNLFEVRRLKYERCTFANYILITGFTPRQLINIWHDFQNARLSC from the exons ATGGCGATGAGGAGGATGTTTAACAAGCTGGTGAGCATTCTAAAGAGCACCTCCCATCCCCACCATGATGGGCTTGTTAAGCTGAAGAGCACCTTCAGGGGCAGGCTGATCTCCCCCAAATGTTccactgagagatacagaag AAGCCGCGTGATTTCATTGCTTGGTCCCCCGAAACGACCGACACCAATATCATCAgagttttttaaattaatttcaccGTCAACATATAAGTACATCCTCAACCAGCCGGAGGCATGCAGGAGAAGGAACCCATTCTTAGCACTGATGATACCAACGGCACCGGATGGCATTGACTACAGAAACTCCGTAAGGAAGACTTGGGGACAAAGTAACTTGATACCAAATATTACTGTTGTCAGACTATTTTATGTGGGTATTCCAGCGAATAATGCGGACAGACGCATTCAAGAGGGTcttgaaaaagagagtgagcaCTATGGTGACATAATCCAAATGGACTTCCTGGACAGCTATTACAACCTCACCATCAAGACGATGATGATCATGAATTGGTTAGCCACACACTGTCGTTCAGCCTCTTTTGCCATGAAAATCGACGCAGACGTGTTTCTCAATGTACCATACCTTGTCAATTATCTTGTTGCCCAGGGAAGAAGCACCCTGAGGGATTTCATCACGGGGTCTGTCATTAAAGATGGTCGCCCACGCAGATCCCAGAACAGCAAGTGGTATCTACCGGAGCACGTGTACCCAGAAGCATTCTTTCCCCCGTACGTCTCCGGGGCAGGCTACGTCTTCTCTATAGATCTTGCCAAAAAGATTTCATGGGCATCTAAGTTTGCCAGGCCGGTTCCACTAGAGGACGTTTATGTGGGTCTATGCCTGCGGGTGCTAGGTATCAAGCCCGCCTACGCCCAAACTCTCTTTCCGTTGCGGAACTTGTTTGAAGTTCGGCGCTTGAAATATGAGCGTTGCACATTTGCCAACTATATCCTGATCACGGGTTTCACACCGCGTCAGCTTATCAACATCTGGCATGATTTTCAGAATGCCCGTTTATCTTGCTGA